The Mustelus asterias unplaced genomic scaffold, sMusAst1.hap1.1 HAP1_SCAFFOLD_76, whole genome shotgun sequence genome has a segment encoding these proteins:
- the LOC144483571 gene encoding histone H3 — MARTKQTARKSTGGKAPRKQLATKAARKSAPATGGVKKPHRYRPGTVALREIRRYQKSTELLIRKLPFQRLVREIAQDFKTDLRFQSSAVMALQEASEAYLVGLFEDTNLCAIHAKRVTIMPKDIQLARRIRGERA; from the coding sequence ATGGCCAGGACCAAGCAGACAGCGCGCAAATCGACCGGAGGGAAAGCTCCTCGCAAACAGCTGGCTACCAAAGCTGCCCGGAAGAGCGCTCCAGCCACGGGCGGAGTGAAGAAGCCTCATCGCTACAGACCCGGCACTGTGGCTCTGAGGGAGATCCGCCGCTACCAGAAATCCACCGAGCTGCTGATCCGCAAACTGCCCTTCCAGCGCCTGGTGCGAGAGATCGCTCAGGACTTCAAGACAGACCTGCGCTTCCAGAGCTCGGCCGTCATGGCCCTGCAGGAGGCCAGCGAGGCTTACCTGGTGGGGCTCTTTGAGGACACCAACCTGTGCGCCATCCACGCCAAGCGAGTCACCATCATGCCCAAAGACATCCAGCTGGCCCGCCGCATCCGCGGGGAACGCGCCTAA
- the LOC144483602 gene encoding histone H2A-like, producing the protein MSGRGKGGGKARAKAKSRSSRAGLQFPVGRVHRLLRKGNYAERVGAGAPVYLAAVLEYLTAEILELAGNAARDNKKTRIIPRHLQLAVRNDEELNKLLGGVTIAQGGVLPNIQAVLLPKKSSAGAAKSK; encoded by the coding sequence atgtctggaagaggaaagggcggcgggaaagctcgggccaaggccaagtctcgctcctcccgggctggactgcagttcccggtgggccgtgttcacaggctcctgagaaagggcaactatgctgagcgtgtgggtgccggagccccggtctatctggctgctgtgctcgagtatctgaccgctgaaatcctggagctggccgggaacgcggcccgggacaacaagaagacccgcatcatccccagacacctgcagctggccgtccgcaacgacgaggagctcaacaagctgctgggagggGTGACCATCGCTCAGGGCGGGGTGCTGCCCAATATCCAGGCCGTGCTGCTGCCCAAGAAAAGCAGCGCTGGGGCCGCGAAGAGCAAGTGA
- the LOC144483569 gene encoding histone H1-like, protein MTETAAAETAPPAAPAQVKSPRKKKAAPRPAAAGPKLGEQILNVVAGCSDRKGMSLAAIKKALAGSGVDVGKRVSQIRLTIKRKVETGSLVQIKGQGASGSFKLAKKESPGKMGKKVKTPTAKKSLVKKTAAKKVTTKKPAAKKTPVKKSTVKKTSSKKAATPKKAVKKAALKKKSPVKKVTGGNSRFVETLVCEGRLWKGLCGELCFASIVNKRVEIGGCRNWRWS, encoded by the exons atgactgaaactgcagccgccgaaacggctcctccagccgctcccgctcaagtGAAGTCTCCCAGGAAGAAGAAGGCGGCTCCCCGACCTGCGGCAGCCGGTCCCAAGTTAGGCGAGCAGATCCTCAATGTTGTGGCGGGATGCAGCGATCGCAAGGGGATGTCCCTGGCCGCGataaagaaagctttggctggcagcggagtggatgtggggaagcgcgTCTCCCAGATCAGGTTAACTATCAAGAGGAAGGTGGAGACAGGGTCTCTGGTGCAGATAAAGGGACAGGGCGCCTCCGGCTCCTTCAAACTCGCTAAGAAGGAAAGCCcggggaaaatgggaaagaaggtgaagacaccaacagccaagaaatctttagtaaagaaaacagcggccaagaaggtgacaacaaagaaacccgcagcaaagaaaactccagtgaagaaatcaacagtgaagaaaacaagcagcaagaaggcggcaactccaaaaaaggcggtgaagaaagcagccctgaagaaaaagtctcctgtgaagaaggtgacgggcggaaa CTCCAGGTTTGTGGAAACTCTTGTGTGTGAAGGGCGGCTCTGGAAGGGTTTGTGTGGGGAGCTGTGTTTCGCTTCCATTGTTAATAAACGGGTTGAAATTGGCGGTTGCAGAAACTGGAGGTGGAGCTGA
- the LOC144483603 gene encoding histone H2A-like, translating to MSGRGKSGGKARAKAKSRSSRAGLQFPVGRVHRHLRKGNYAERVGAGAPVYLAAVLEYLTAEILELAGNAARDNKKTRIIPRHLQLAVRNDEELNKLLGGVTIAQGGVLPNIQAVLLPKKTSAASSKSK from the coding sequence atgtctggaagaggaaagagcggcgggaaagctcgggccaaggccaagtctcgctcctcccgggctggactgcagttcccggtgggccgtgttcacaggcacctgagaaagggcaactatgctgagcgtgtgggtgccggagccccggtctatctggctgctgtgctcgagtatctgaccgctgaaatcctggagttggccgggaacgcggcccgggacaacaagaagacccgcatcatccccagacacctgcagctggccgtccgcaacgacgaggagctcaacaagctgctgggaggagtgACCATCGCTCAGGGCGGGGTGCTGCCCAATATCCAGGCCGTGCTGCTGCCCAAGAAAACTTCTGCGGCCTCGTCCAAGAGCAAGTGA
- the LOC144483606 gene encoding histone H4: MSGRGKGGKGLGKGGAKRHRKVLRDNIQGITKPAIRRLARRGGVKRISGLIYEETRGVLKVFLENVIRDAVTYTEHAKRKTVTAMDVVYALKRQGRTLYGFGG, encoded by the coding sequence atgtctggcagagggaaagggggcaaaGGACTGGGTAAAGGCGGCGCAAAGCGGCACCGCAAAGTGCTTCGTGATAATATCCAGGGCATCACCAAGCCAGCAATCCGCCGCCTGGCTCGCCGTGGCGGTGTCAAGCGGATCTCGGGTTTGATCTATGAGGAGACTCGCGGGGTGCTGAAGGTTTTCCTGGAGAATGTGATCAGGGATGCGGTCACTTACACTGAACACGCCAAGCGCAAGACGGTCACTgccatggatgtggtgtacgCTCTGAAACGCCAGGGCCGCACTCTCTACGGATTCGGCGGCTGA